CCTCGCCTTCCTGCATGCCCAGCCGCGTGAGGATGTTCTTCACCCATTCGCCGGCGAAGATCCGCATCAGGTCGTCTTCGAGCGAAAGATAAAAGCGGCTGGAACCTGGGTCGCCCTGGCGGCCGCAGCGTCCGCGCAACTGCAGGTCGATGCGGCGGGCTTCGTGCCGCTCGGTGCCGACTACGTGCAGGCCGCCCAGCGTCTTCACCGTGTCGCCTTCGGCCTTCATCTGCTCGCGCTGCTCGATCTCGGCGATGAGCTGCGTCCATTCGCTTTGCGGCACGTCGAGCCGGCTTTCGTACGTGTTCTGCAGGATGGCCCAGGCCATCGTCTCCGGATTGCCGCCCAGGATGATGTCGGTGCCGCGGCCGGCCATGTTGGTGGCGATGGTCACGGCGCCTTTGCGGCCCGCCTGGGCGATGATCTCCGCCTCGCGCTGATGGTGCTTGGCGTTGAGCACCTCGTGCTTGATGCCGCGGCGCGAAAGCATGCCGCTCAGCCGCTCGCTCTTTTCGATGGAGATCGTGCCCACCAACACCGGGCGGCCGCGGCGCTCCAAAGCTTTGATCTTGCTCCGCTCGATCCAGCGGCGTTCCTTCTCGTCGTGGGGCTGAAACTCGATGCGTTTGTCTTCCTCTTTGGTGACGGTGCCCGACAGGATGGCGCCGTCGGCAAGCTGCACGGCGTCCCATTTGTTCAGCCGCTCGATCTCGGAGACGATCGCCTCGAACTTCTCGCGTTCGCTGCGATAGATCACGTCCGGGTAGTTGTCTCGCGACATCGGCCGATTGGTGGGGATGGCCACCACGTCGAGCTTGTAGATTTTCCAGAACTCCGTGGCCTCGGTCATGGCCGTGCCGGTCATGCCGCTGATTTTGTCGTAGAGCTTGAAGAAGTTTTGCAGCGTGATCGTGGCGTAGGTCTGCGTCTCTTCCTTGACGCGGACGCCTTCTTTGGCCTCGACGGCCTGGTGCAGCCCGTCGCTCCAGTTTCGGCCCGGCATCAGACGGCCCGTGAACTCGTCGACGATCACCACTTCGTCGCCGTCAACCACGTAGTTCACGTCGCGCTTGTAGAGCCAGTGGGCCTTCAAGGCGTTGTCGATCAGGTGCGGCCACTCCATGTGTCCGGCCGTATAAAAGCTTTCGACGCCCGCCAGTTTCTCGGCCTCGCGCACGCCTTCGTCGGTGAGATGGACGGAGTGCTCCTTCTCTTTCACCTCAAAATGCACGTCTTTCTTAAGTTGCCGGGCGATCTTGTCGGCCTTCGGATAACGGGTGACGTCGTCGTGGGCCGGGCCGGAAATAATCAGCGGGGTGCGGGCCTCGTCGATGAGGATGTTGTCGACCTCGTCGATAATGGCATAGTGCAGCTTACGTTGGGCCTGCTGCTGGTCATCGGGCCAGCGGTCGTCGCCTTTGGCGGCCGGCTTCATGTTGTCGCGCAGGTAGTCGAAGCCGAACTCGTTGTTCGTGCCGTAGGTGATATCGCAGTCATACGCCCGTTGCTTTTCACCGGGTTCGATGCCGGAATAGACCGCGCCCACGGTCAGCCCCAGGCCCATGTAGATCGGCCCCATCCATTCCATGTCGCGGCGGGCCAGGTAGTTGTTGACCGTGACCACGTGAACGCCTTTGCCGCCCAAGGCATTGAGATAGGCGGGCAACGTGGCCACCAGCGTTTTGCCTTCGCCGGTGACCATTTCGGCGATGGCGCCGGAATGCAGTACCATGCCGCCCAAGAGCTGCACGTCGTAATGCCGCAGCCCGATCCAGCGGCGGCTCGCTTCGCGGCAGACGGCGAAGGATTCGACCAGCAGGTCGTCGAGCGTCTCGCCGGCGGCCAGCCGCTTGCGGAATTCGACGGTCTGGTGGCGCAACTCCTCATCGCTCATGGCCTTGTACTTCGGCTCCAGAGCGTTGATGGCGTCGACTTTAGCCTGCAACCGCTTGATATATCGGGCGTTCGACGAGCCGAACACCGACGTAATGGCGCGTTCGATGCTGGTCGCGAGA
This DNA window, taken from Pirellulales bacterium, encodes the following:
- a CDS encoding SEC-C metal-binding domain-containing protein; translation: MEVLERVWDLLGAIFGGLATSIERAITSVFGSSNARYIKRLQAKVDAINALEPKYKAMSDEELRHQTVEFRKRLAAGETLDDLLVESFAVCREASRRWIGLRHYDVQLLGGMVLHSGAIAEMVTGEGKTLVATLPAYLNALGGKGVHVVTVNNYLARRDMEWMGPIYMGLGLTVGAVYSGIEPGEKQRAYDCDITYGTNNEFGFDYLRDNMKPAAKGDDRWPDDQQQAQRKLHYAIIDEVDNILIDEARTPLIISGPAHDDVTRYPKADKIARQLKKDVHFEVKEKEHSVHLTDEGVREAEKLAGVESFYTAGHMEWPHLIDNALKAHWLYKRDVNYVVDGDEVVIVDEFTGRLMPGRNWSDGLHQAVEAKEGVRVKEETQTYATITLQNFFKLYDKISGMTGTAMTEATEFWKIYKLDVVAIPTNRPMSRDNYPDVIYRSEREKFEAIVSEIERLNKWDAVQLADGAILSGTVTKEEDKRIEFQPHDEKERRWIERSKIKALERRGRPVLVGTISIEKSERLSGMLSRRGIKHEVLNAKHHQREAEIIAQAGRKGAVTIATNMAGRGTDIILGGNPETMAWAILQNTYESRLDVPQSEWTQLIAEIEQREQMKAEGDTVKTLGGLHVVGTERHEARRIDLQLRGRCGRQGDPGSSRFYLSLEDDLMRIFAGEWVKNILTRLGMQEGEAIESKMVTRRIEGAQKKVEERNFETRKSLLEYDEVMDEQRKRVYGFRQQILDGVNCKLKVQEMIDQQVDRFLDDFLSKDYGATTFAKWAGGELGIELEPNDFRGLDYDTAERQATDEAERKAEGQVLEAIDENLPEDAEQDEWSWEALAKLVNTRWKLNLRDRDLKKIPREEIGEVLIAKAREALQKIDLAEGKRFLDPDFGLRTACGWVHYKFGFQLDPEEVRGLEVEPFKQLVRRKAEQTYAEKETEYPVLAGLYHFTTRDATGQKRYDRERLVAWARQRFHVDLDLEDLRNKQRDEIRALLLDHSREYQRQADEALVAVQEQVTKVFAEDHHPGRTLVQATGGNGAISSLTQWLEQTYACHISPDELADLDRAAVEQKLSSAVEDHFRPEIRRMERALLLQILDTAWKDHLLAMDHLRSSVGLRGYAQVDPKVEYKREGMRIFEQMWASVGERVTDLIFRVEQLDEGFVGSTWVASQATHDSPPPGSSMIGDDQSQAISGSDTPQKSEPIRNRAPQVGRNDPCPCGSGKKYKNCHMRMGGLV